DNA from Deinobacterium chartae:
CTGGAAAGCGGCCGTCTGGGAATCCTGCCCTGGTCCATGGCGTAAAGCAGGTCGTCGATCAGGCGCAGGCAGGTCAGGGCATTCATGCGCCCAAGCTAGAGGCCGCAACTGAGTGAACATTGAAAAAAGCCCGTGTTCGCCGGGATGCGTCCGGCTTCACCGCACATTATTCGAACTTCAACAAGCCGCTTTGACCTGCATTTCTCGCAGGCCCGTCTGGCGAGGCCGTTACCCGCCGACTTGCGACTTCATCAAATTCGGAGCGGAACTCATTCGGTAGATAAGTCCCGCTCCGGTCGCGAAACCGCCAGGGCCGCGTCAGTCCTCGCGGCCTTCCATGCGGGCGGTCACCCGGCGTCCGGTAGGGGTTTGTGCGAGACCGCCCTCGGCGGTCTCACGCAGCTGTAGCGGCATCATGCGTCCCACCTGCGCCATGGCTCCGATCACCTCGTCGGGCGGAATAAAGCTCTCGAGCTGGGCGAGCGCCAGTTGCGCCGCGCTCACCGCGTGCACCGCAAAGAACGCGTTGCGGCTGACGCAGGGCACTTCGACGTAGCCGCCCACCGGGTCACATACCAGACCGATGGTGTTCATCAGCGCCAGCGCGGCGGCATGCACCGCTGCGCGTGGGGTGCCGCCCAGCAGTTCGGTGACGGCGGCGGCGGCCATGGCGGCCGACGAACCGATCTCGGCCTGACAGCCCCCGGCCGAACCGGAGATGTACATCTGGCGGCTGATCGCGCGTCCCACTCCGGCGGCCAGCACCATCGGCATCACCAGGTCGTCGTCGGAAATGCCCAGGTGATCGGCTACACCCAGCAACGCGCCCGGAATGGTTCCAGCACTTCCGGCGGTGGGTGCCGCCACGATGCGCCCCATGCGGGCGTTTTCCTCGTTGACCGCCATGGCGTAGGCCTGAACGCGCTTCAGGAGCGGGGCGTTCAGGCGGTCCTCGGCCTCCCACAGGCCCTTGGCGTTCCAGCCGACCATGCCGGTGATGCTCTTGGCGTCGCTTTTCAGGCCGCGTTCGACCGAGTCGCGCATCTCGCGGATGCGGTCGCGCATCACCGTCAAGACGTCCTGGGGCTCGAGGCCGCTCTCGCGGCAGTCCTCCTCGAGGACCCACTGCGAGGCGGGGGCGGGGGCGTTCATGATTTCTTCGAGGGTCATACGGTCAGCTCCAGTGCAAACGTTTGTTCTAGTTTAGCGCCCCGCGGGCAGCGTGGGGCATGGCGTTGCGCTTAACCCACCACCTTGGGCAAGCGGCGAATCCAGCTCATCTCGCTCAGGCCCGCCACCGTGCGCACCGCGTGGTCCGAGAGCGGCGCATCGAGCTGGATGCTCATCAGCGCCAGTCCGCCGCGCTTCTCGCGGTTACAGGTGAGGGTCGCGATATTCACGTGGTCCTCGGCGATGATGCCCGCCACCCGCGCGATCACGCCGTAGGTGTCCCGGTACTTCAGCAGCAGCGTGGGGCTCGCACCATCGAAAGCCACCTGGAAGCCGTCCACCCGGATCACCTCGATCAGGCCGCCCCCGGTGCTCGAGGCCACCACCCGGGCACGCACGCCTTCCCCCTCGAGGTCAAGGTCAGCGGTGTTCGGGTGCACCTCGCCCAGGTTGGTCTCGTAGAACTCGACCTCGAGTCCCGCTGCGCGGGCTTCCTCAAAAGCACGCGGCAGGCGCGCATCGTCGGGCGCGAAGCCCAGCAGACCCGCCACCAGCGCCAGATGCGTGCCGTGACCGCGTCCGGTCTTGGCAAACGAAGCGTGCAGCCCGATACGCGCCCGGGTGGGAGCGCGTCCCAGCACCGCCCGCGAAATCAGCCCGATGCGGCAGGCCCCGGCGGTATGACTGCTGGAGGGGCCGATCATCACGGGGCCGATCATGTCGAGCAGGCTCATACCCCGAAGTATATACAAGCTCGCCGTACACAACCGAAACCCAAGCACCACGCAACCGGGCCGCCCCAGACCTGCGGCGCGCCGCAGACGCAGGCCTGCCTCGCAATTTCGGCGGGCCGGACACCCTACACTTTAAGCATGCGAATCCGCCGCCTGCTGCTGACCGGCCTGCTCATCGGGACGGTAAGTGCGGGGGTGTGCGCCTGTGCTCCGATCTACGCCCTGAACACCGTCACCATCACCCGGGGACTCGTGGTCGCACAGAACCTGCCTTACGGCAACGACCCGCGCCAGAAACTCGACGTGTACGCCCAGCCGGGCCGGAAGGACGCCCCGGTGGTGGTGTTCGTGCACGGCGGCAACTGGACCTCGGGTTCCAAGGACGAATACGTGTTCCTGGGCGACTCGCTTGCCCGCGCGGGCTTTGTGGCGGTGGTGATCAGCTACCGCCTGGCCCCCACAGTGCAGTACCCGGGATTCGTACGCGACACGGTGCGCGCGCTGCGCTGGGCCAAAGATCATGCGGGCCGCTACGGCGGCGACCCGAAACGGCTGTTCGTGATGGGTCACTCGGCCGGGGCTTTCAACGCCGCCGCCGCCACGGTGCGCCGCGACCTGCTGGCCGAGCAGGGCCTCAGCCCCTCGGATCTGCGCGGCGTCATCGGGCTGGCAGGTCCCTACGACTACGATCCGGCCTACTCGCGCGAGAAACGGGTCTACCCGCCCGGAGCCACCCGCAACCGGGTGATGCCCGCCGCGCAGGTCACACCCGGCCTGCCTCCCTTTCTGCTGCTGGTGGCTGCCCGGGACCAGATCGTGAGCCCGGAAAACGGCACGCGCATGCGCGTCGCCCTCGAGGCAAACCGCGTACCGGTACGCTACCTTGAAGTTCCCGGGGTGGACCACTTCAGCCTGATGGGGGCCATGGCACGCCGGCTAACCTTCCTGGGTCCGGTGCGCGACGAGGTGATCCGCTTCGTGCGCGAACACGCCGAATAAGCGACGTCTTGGGCAGCGTGCAGCCCGCTCGCCTCGAGGAAGTCCCAGGGCAACCGTACGCCGGTTCATGGCGGGTACGGCTGCCTGCACGGCGAACCGCGCTCGCCTCGGACGGCTGGAACGTGACAGGAGCGGGGCGGAAACCCGGGTTTCCGCCCCGCTCCGGCTCCCCGCGCCGTGCAAGCTCAGTGGTAGGCCTTCTCGCCCGCGCGGATCTCGAGGTCCAGCCAGTTCTCGGCCGGGGGCAGCGCGCAGTTCCAGCGGTCGCCGTAGGCGCAGTAGAAGTTATAGGCCTCGTTGAAGTCGATGACAAAAGCGTCGCCGTCGCGGGTCACCGCCACGCTGCGGCCCGCCGCGTAGGTCTCACGGCCCGAGGTGCGGTCGCGGAACGAGGTAAAGAGCCGCTGCGGCGTGGCGTCGCTCACCGGACCGAATACCGCCAGGCTGGCCTCGCCGCCAGGCAGGGTAAAACGGACGCGGCCCCAACGGTGAAAAGCGCGCTGCTCGCCGCGGGTGGTGATCATCTCGACCACGCTGGGGGTCTGCTCGAGGGTGCCGTGGGCGATCACCTGATAGGCCGGATCGGGCTCGAAGAACTTCAGGCCGTCAAACCCGGCGCGCAGGTCCTCGGGCAGCACCTGATCGCGGATGCGGGCCTCGTGGGCAGCGAAGCGGGCGCGAAGTTCCTCGGGGGTGGGCAGTGGGGACGTGGCGGTCATAGGGTCTCCTTCGGTCATCTGCGGGCAGAGCGGGGATCAAGGGCGTCGCGCAGCGCGTCACCGAGCAGGTTCGCGCCGAGCACGGTCGCCAGGATGAACAGGCCCGGAAACAGCTCCAGCCACCACGCTTCGGGCAGGTACTGGCGTCCGCTGGAGAGCATCTCGCCCCAGTCCGAAACCGGGGGTTGCACGCCCAGGCCCAAAAACGACAGGCCGGCGGTCGCCAGGATCGCGTAGCCGATCGACAAGGTGGCCTGCACCACCAGCGGCGAGAAGGCGTTGGGCAGCAGGTGGCGCAGCACGATGCGGCCACCGCTCGCCCCGGTAGCGCGGGCGGCTTCCACGAACTCGGTGTCGCGCAGCCGCAGCACCTCGGCGCGCACCAGTCGGGCGTAGGCCGGAATGGAGACCACCGCGACCGCCAGCAGCGCGTTGACAAAGCCGGGACCGAAAGCTCCCACGATGGCCAGGGCCAAAAAGATCGCCGGAAACGCCAGCAGGATGTCGAAGACCAGCGTGAGCACGCGGTCGACCCAGCCGCCGAAGTAGCCGGCCAACAGGCCCAGCAGCGTGCCGATCACGCCGCCCATCAGGACCGGCAGGATGCCGGAGAGCAGCGAGATGCGCCCGCCGTACAGGGCCCGGCTCAGCACCGAGCGCCCGAACTCGTCGGTGCCAAACGGGTGCTTGGCCGAAGGCGGCAGCAGGCGCTCGCCCCAGTTCTGCGCGTTCTCGGGCATCGGGGCGATCCAGGGGGCCAGCAGGCTCATCAGCACCACCGCGCCCAGCAAGACGATGCCCACCACCGCGCTCGGGCGGCGCCACAGGCGGCCCAGGGCGCCGCGCCGACGGGCAGGCGGGGTCTTGGTCAAGACAGGGGCCTCAGTCATAGCGGATCCTCGGGTTCAGGCGCACGTACAGCAGGTCGGTCAGCAGGTTCACCAGCGTAAAGGTCACGGTCACGAACAGCACGGCGCCCTGCACCAGGTAAATGTCGCGGGCCAAGATGGCCTGCACGGTCATGCGGCCCAGCCCGGGCCACGCGAAGATGGTCTCGGTCAGCACCGCGCCGCCCAGCAGGCCGCCGAACTCGAGGCCCACCGAGGTCACCACCGGGATCAGGGCGGCACGCAGCGCGTGTCGCATCACCACGCGGCCCTCGGGCAGGCCTTTGGCACGGGCGGTGCGCACGAAGTCCTGCGAGAGCACCTCGAGCAGCGAGGCGCGGGTCATACGCGCGATGAACGCCACCGATCCGGCGGCGATGGTCACGGCGGGCAGCACCAGGTGTGCCAGGCTGCCACTGCCGCTGGCGGGCAGCCAGCCGAGCTGCAGCGAGAACAGCAGCATCAGCATCAACCCCAGCCAGAACGACGGCACGCTCACGCCCAGCAGGGCCGTACCCATCACCAGCGTGTCCCACAGGCTGCCAGGGCGGCGGGCAGCCAGGATACCTGCCGGGATGGCCACCACCACGGCGAGCACCAGTGCCACCAGCGTGAGCTGCAGCGTGTACGGGAAACGCTCGAGGATCTCCTCGAGGACCGGGCGTCCGCTGCGCAGCGATTCGCCCAGGTCGCCCTGCACGGCCTCGAGGACGAAGCGGCCGTACTGGACCAGCAGCGGGTCATTGAGGCCGAGCTGTTCGCGCAGGCGCGCGAGCTGCTCGGCCGAGGCTCCCTGACCGAATTCGCCCAGCAGGGCGGTGGCGGTATCGCCCGGTGCCAGATGCATCAGCAAGAAGACCAGCAGGGCGGCACCGAGCAGGACCAACGGCAGGGTCAGCAGTCGTTTGAGGGCGTAGGTCAGCATGTCACCTCCAAAGGTCCCACCGGCCCGAAGCTGTTTCGGGCCGGTGCGGCTTCAGGCATTTACTTGATAAACGCCTTGGAGAGGTTCATGTTGATCCACGAGTAGTTGACCTCCACGCCCTGCAGACGGCTCGACTTGGCGTAGCTGGTGTAAGGGTAGTACAGGGTCAGCAGCGGCAGGTCGGACGCGATCTGTTTTTGCACCTCGAGGTAGGCCTTCTGGCGCTCGGCGCTGTCGTTGCTGCGGCGGGCCTGCAGCAGCAGCTTGTCCACCTTGGGGTTCTTGTACAGGGCGTAGTTGTTGGTGCCGATCTCGCTGGAGTGGAACAGCGCGTACAGCGCGTAGTCGGCGTCCAGGGTCACGGTGCCCCACGAGCTGAGGTACAGGCCGTGGTTGGGCTTGACGACCTCCTGCACAAAGGCCGAGTACTCGAGCAGCTTGACGTTGACCTTGACGCCGATCTGGCCGAGCTGGAACTGGATGGCCTGGGCCAGCTGCGGGAACTCGCCGGTGTTGGTGGAGATCAGGTCAATGCTGAAGCCGTTCTTGTAGCCGGCCTCGGCCAGCAGGCGCTTGGCCTTGGCGACGTCGTACTCGGGCGAGGCGACGCCCTTGGCAGCACCCCATACGGTGGGCGGAACCGGCACGCTGGCCTTGACGGCCATGCCGCCGCGCAACTGGTTCACGATGGCGTCGCGGTCGATGGCGGCGGCGAGGGCCTGACGCACCTTGGGCAGGCGGGTGGGGCCGCTTTGGGTGTTGAAGCCGAAGTAGGTCGAGCCCCAGCCCAGCGACTTCGCCACGTCGATGCGCGGGTTGTTCTCGAGTTCCTTGACGCGCTCGGGCGGCAGGTTCACGATCAGGTCCACCGCGCCCGAGCGCAGCTCGACCACCTGGGTGGCGGTTTCGGGGATGGTGCGGAACACGATCTTGTCGAGCTTGGGGGCACCGTTCCAGTAGTTCTTGTTGGCGACCAGGGTCACCTGGTCACCGGTCTTCCAGGCGTCAAACGCGAAGGGGCCGGTACCCACCGGGCTGCGGCCAAAGTTCTTGCCGGCCTTTTTGGCAGCGGTGGGGCTCACGATGGCGGTGACCGGGTGGGTCAGGTGCGCCAGCAGCGGTCCGAAGGGGTAGCGGGTGGTGATCTCGACCGTGTCGGCGTCCACGACCTTGACGTCCTTGACCACGTCGAGCACGTAGGCACCAGGGGCCTTGTTGGCCGGATCGATCAGGCGCTCGATCGAGTACTTGACGGCCTCGGCGTTGAAGGGGGTGCCGTCTTGGAAGCGCACGCCGCGGCGCAGCTCGAAACGCCAGCGGGTGGGGCTCAGGGCCTTCCAGGAAGTGGCCAGACCCGGCTGGATGCCGTCGTCGGTGCGGCGCAGCAAGGTCTCGAAAATCTGGTTGGTGACTGCAAAGCTGTAACCGTTGAAGGTGGCGTTGGGATCCAGCGTGGGCGCGTCGGCGCTGGTGGCCACAGTGATGGTTCCGGCGGCCAGTGCGGGGGTGGCAAGGCCGAGCAGGGCGGTCAGGAGCAGAGCTTTACGGGTCATGTTGGACTCCAGGAAGGTGAGAGGCGACACCGTGTCGGGCACGGGATTTACGGAAACGTTAACTTTCTCAAAATTATTGCACTGTTCGGTCGGACAAACGCGGAATCGTCAGGGAATTCCCGGAGGGCCCCACCGGATTCCCCGGCCTCGGGCGATTGCTGGCGACGAACGATCGCGAACGTCCAGACCAGCCGGAACTCCGGTCAACCTCGTTGTACGACCGGCCCAGCCCGTAGTGGCCAGGCCGAGCAGCAGCCTATCTCCAGTTGACAATAGATGTCAATAAATAGAATGAACTATATCTTTTAAAGTGATTCAAAAATCTGCTCCAACCACCGGCTACCCGATCCTGCGCC
Protein-coding regions in this window:
- the sdaAA gene encoding L-serine ammonia-lyase, iron-sulfur-dependent, subunit alpha is translated as MTLEEIMNAPAPASQWVLEEDCRESGLEPQDVLTVMRDRIREMRDSVERGLKSDAKSITGMVGWNAKGLWEAEDRLNAPLLKRVQAYAMAVNEENARMGRIVAAPTAGSAGTIPGALLGVADHLGISDDDLVMPMVLAAGVGRAISRQMYISGSAGGCQAEIGSSAAMAAAAVTELLGGTPRAAVHAAALALMNTIGLVCDPVGGYVEVPCVSRNAFFAVHAVSAAQLALAQLESFIPPDEVIGAMAQVGRMMPLQLRETAEGGLAQTPTGRRVTARMEGRED
- the sdaAB gene encoding L-serine ammonia-lyase, iron-sulfur-dependent subunit beta encodes the protein MSLLDMIGPVMIGPSSSHTAGACRIGLISRAVLGRAPTRARIGLHASFAKTGRGHGTHLALVAGLLGFAPDDARLPRAFEEARAAGLEVEFYETNLGEVHPNTADLDLEGEGVRARVVASSTGGGLIEVIRVDGFQVAFDGASPTLLLKYRDTYGVIARVAGIIAEDHVNIATLTCNREKRGGLALMSIQLDAPLSDHAVRTVAGLSEMSWIRRLPKVVG
- a CDS encoding alpha/beta hydrolase produces the protein MRIRRLLLTGLLIGTVSAGVCACAPIYALNTVTITRGLVVAQNLPYGNDPRQKLDVYAQPGRKDAPVVVFVHGGNWTSGSKDEYVFLGDSLARAGFVAVVISYRLAPTVQYPGFVRDTVRALRWAKDHAGRYGGDPKRLFVMGHSAGAFNAAAATVRRDLLAEQGLSPSDLRGVIGLAGPYDYDPAYSREKRVYPPGATRNRVMPAAQVTPGLPPFLLLVAARDQIVSPENGTRMRVALEANRVPVRYLEVPGVDHFSLMGAMARRLTFLGPVRDEVIRFVREHAE
- a CDS encoding DUF1684 domain-containing protein, whose translation is MTATSPLPTPEELRARFAAHEARIRDQVLPEDLRAGFDGLKFFEPDPAYQVIAHGTLEQTPSVVEMITTRGEQRAFHRWGRVRFTLPGGEASLAVFGPVSDATPQRLFTSFRDRTSGRETYAAGRSVAVTRDGDAFVIDFNEAYNFYCAYGDRWNCALPPAENWLDLEIRAGEKAYH
- a CDS encoding ABC transporter permease; protein product: MTEAPVLTKTPPARRRGALGRLWRRPSAVVGIVLLGAVVLMSLLAPWIAPMPENAQNWGERLLPPSAKHPFGTDEFGRSVLSRALYGGRISLLSGILPVLMGGVIGTLLGLLAGYFGGWVDRVLTLVFDILLAFPAIFLALAIVGAFGPGFVNALLAVAVVSIPAYARLVRAEVLRLRDTEFVEAARATGASGGRIVLRHLLPNAFSPLVVQATLSIGYAILATAGLSFLGLGVQPPVSDWGEMLSSGRQYLPEAWWLELFPGLFILATVLGANLLGDALRDALDPRSARR
- the nikB gene encoding nickel ABC transporter permease; amino-acid sequence: MLTYALKRLLTLPLVLLGAALLVFLLMHLAPGDTATALLGEFGQGASAEQLARLREQLGLNDPLLVQYGRFVLEAVQGDLGESLRSGRPVLEEILERFPYTLQLTLVALVLAVVVAIPAGILAARRPGSLWDTLVMGTALLGVSVPSFWLGLMLMLLFSLQLGWLPASGSGSLAHLVLPAVTIAAGSVAFIARMTRASLLEVLSQDFVRTARAKGLPEGRVVMRHALRAALIPVVTSVGLEFGGLLGGAVLTETIFAWPGLGRMTVQAILARDIYLVQGAVLFVTVTFTLVNLLTDLLYVRLNPRIRYD
- a CDS encoding glutathione ABC transporter substrate-binding protein, with translation MTRKALLLTALLGLATPALAAGTITVATSADAPTLDPNATFNGYSFAVTNQIFETLLRRTDDGIQPGLATSWKALSPTRWRFELRRGVRFQDGTPFNAEAVKYSIERLIDPANKAPGAYVLDVVKDVKVVDADTVEITTRYPFGPLLAHLTHPVTAIVSPTAAKKAGKNFGRSPVGTGPFAFDAWKTGDQVTLVANKNYWNGAPKLDKIVFRTIPETATQVVELRSGAVDLIVNLPPERVKELENNPRIDVAKSLGWGSTYFGFNTQSGPTRLPKVRQALAAAIDRDAIVNQLRGGMAVKASVPVPPTVWGAAKGVASPEYDVAKAKRLLAEAGYKNGFSIDLISTNTGEFPQLAQAIQFQLGQIGVKVNVKLLEYSAFVQEVVKPNHGLYLSSWGTVTLDADYALYALFHSSEIGTNNYALYKNPKVDKLLLQARRSNDSAERQKAYLEVQKQIASDLPLLTLYYPYTSYAKSSRLQGVEVNYSWINMNLSKAFIK